From a region of the Zingiber officinale cultivar Zhangliang chromosome 10B, Zo_v1.1, whole genome shotgun sequence genome:
- the LOC122030501 gene encoding trihelix transcription factor GT-3b-like: MMFGGGGGGGSGDGESLSERMAMLAGIPIQITPASAAELVFAGGRGGSSLPQRGKEERLPQWGQQETRDLIAIRADLERDPSLAKRNRTLWEAVAARMRERGYRRTPDQCKCKWKNLVNRYKGKETADPETGRQCPFFDELSAVFMEREKNMQRLLLESESGSSQSKKKLKRPSSIRSSEESGSEDEDDNHSDDERMPKSRKKKADPQQQQQRRGKAVTGSVQELLQEFLQQQQQMEAQWYEMMERRAQERRVFELEWRQSMEKLERERLMLEQAWREREEQRRMREETRAEKRDALLTTLLNKFIQEDL, from the exons ATGATgttcggcggcggcggcggcggcggtagcGGGGACGGGGAGTCGCTCAGCGAGCGGATGGCGATGCTGGCTGGAATCCCGATCCAGATAACCCCTGCGTCGGCGGCGGAGCTGGTGTTCGCGGGCGGCAGAGGGGGATCGTCGCTGCCGCAGAGGGGGAAGGAGGAGCGGTTGCCGCAATGGGGACAGCAGGAGACGAGGGATCTCATCGCGATCAGAGCCGACCTGGAGCGCGACCCCTCGTTGGCGAAGCGGAACAGGACGCTGTGGGAGGCGGTGGCGGCCCGGATGAGGGAGCGCGGCTATCGCCGGACGCCGGACCAGTGCAAGTGCAAGTGGAAGAACCTCGTCAATCGGTACAAG GGCAAAGAGACAGCTGATCCTGAGACTGGAAGGCAATGCCCTTTCTTCGACGAGCTGAGCGCTGTGTTCATGGAACGCGAAAAGAACATGCAGCGCCTTCTCCTGGAATCGGAATCAGGTTCTTCCCAATCGAAGAAGAAGCTCAAGCGGCCCAGCAGCATCCGATCTTCCGAAGAATCCGGTTCCGAAGACGAGGACGACAACCACAGCGACGACGAGCGGATGCCCAAGAGCAGGAAGAAGAAGGCCGATCCCCAACAGCAGCAGCAGCGGCGAGGGAAAGCTGTGACCGGCAGCGTCCAGGAGCTGCTTCAGGAGTTcttgcagcagcagcagcagatgGAGGCGCAGTGGTACGAGATGATGGAGCGGAGAGCGCAGGAGCGGCGGGTGTTCGAGCTCGAGTGGCGGCAGTCGATGGAGAAGCTGGAGAGGGAAAGGCTCATGCTGGAGCAGGCGtggagggagagggaggagcaGAGGAGGATGAGGGAGGAGACCCGGGCAGAGAAGAGGGATGCGCTGCTGACTACTCTGCTGAACAAGTTCATTCAAGAAGATCTCTAG